In Solanum pennellii chromosome 7, SPENNV200, the following are encoded in one genomic region:
- the LOC107025450 gene encoding LOW QUALITY PROTEIN: probable carboxylesterase 120 (The sequence of the model RefSeq protein was modified relative to this genomic sequence to represent the inferred CDS: substituted 1 base at 1 genomic stop codon), which translates to MSNQNNETMPIDPNVDPYGYLGMVHNSDGSITRLHEPPVPVDTSNDLSHLVFTKDISINSSKNTWARIILPRELLHSTTSTPKLPLVIYFHGGGFIVATVDSPSFXRFYASIASEIPAVVVSIEYRQAPEHRLPAAYDDCMEALHWIKTKPDELLSNHADFAKCFLMGTSAGGNVVYHVGLRAAKSWDNLKPLEIKGLILNQPFFGGNKRTQSEVRLANDKVLPPIISDIMWDLGLPEGADRDHEYSNPMVGIESKPNLLDQVKLLGWKMLVTGCDGDPLIDRQVDLVKVLKELGVQVEGSFTQGFYHGSEIIDPLKTKEFSLLVKELISNF; encoded by the coding sequence ATGTCTAATCAAAACAATGAAACTATGCCAATAGATCCAAACGTTGATCCCTATGGCTATTTGGGCATGGTTCATAATTCTGATGGTTCCATCACACGTCTACATGAACCTCCTGTCCCGGTAGACACATCTAATGATCTTTCCCATCTAGTCTTCACCAAAGATATTTCCATTAACTCCTCAAAGAACACATGGGCACGTATTATCCTCCCTCGTGAACTTCTCCATTCCACCACCAGTACTCCTAAACTTCCTCTCGTGATCTATTTTCACGGAGGAGGATTCATAGTAGCAACTGTAGATTCACCTAGCTTTTAAAGATTTTACGCATCAATTGCTAGTGAAATTCCAGCAGTTGTTGTGTCAATTGAGTATCGTCAAGCCCCCGAGCATAGACTTCCAGCAGCATACGACGATTGCATGGAAGCATTGCATTGGATCAAGACCAAACCCGACGAACTATTATCTAACCACGCTGATTTCGCCAAATGTTTCCTAATGGGCACGAGTGCTGGAGGCAACGTGGTGTACCACGTGGGCCTACGCGCTGCGAAGAGTTGGGACAACCTCAAGCCTTTGGAAATCAAGGGGTTGATATTGAATCAACCTTTCTTTGGTGGGAACAAGAGGACACAATCAGAAGTAAGATTGGCTAATGACAAGGTGTTACCCCCAATTATAAGTGATATCATGTGGGACCTAGGATTGCCTGAAGGTGCTGATCGCGATCATGAGTATTCAAATCCAATGGTGGGGATTGAATCAAAACCAAACTTATTGGATCAAGTAAAATTATTAGGATGGAAGATGTTGGTGACTGGCTGTGATGGTGATCCTTTAATTGACCGCCAAGTTGACCTAGTAAAGGTGTTGAAAGAATTGGGCGTTCAAGTAGAGGGTAGTTTCACTCAAGGATTTTATCATGGCTCGGAGATTATTGATCCTTTGAAAACTAAAGAATTCTCCTTGCTTGTAAAGGAACTTATAAGTAACTTTTAA